From Poecile atricapillus isolate bPoeAtr1 chromosome Z, bPoeAtr1.hap1, whole genome shotgun sequence, one genomic window encodes:
- the LOC131573859 gene encoding uncharacterized protein LOC131573859 isoform X2, protein MGALGGMRRNVEVKARLRAREEVLRAALRLRELLGPGPGSGQGSGEHREPAQVCPEGGQVLIQTDTFFRVPRGRLKLRRMQDGRGQLIFYDRPDMAGPKLSSFSISPTADPEGLQVVLSQALGTLGTVRKERLLLLLGQTRLHLDQVQGLGDFLELEVVLRPEQSEQDGQRVAQELLQHLGVQEQDLISGAYLDLLLARGHPGDTLGTPPGTRCDTGDTLGTAQDSGDTPGTAPETP, encoded by the exons ATGGGAGCGCTCGGCGGGATGCGGCGGAACGTGGAGGTGAAGGCGAGGCTGAGGGCGCGGGAGGAGGTGCTGAGGGCGGCCCTCAGGCTCCGGGAGCTGCTCGGGCCGGGCCCCGGGAGCGGGCAGGGCTCAGGTGAGCACCGGGAGCCGGCCCAGGTGTGCCCCGAGGGAGGGCAGGTGTTGATCCAGACGGACACGTTCTTCCGGGTGCCGCGGGGGAGGCTGAAGCTGCGGCGGATGCAG gatggTCGGGGTCAGTTGATTTTCTACGATCGCCCCGACATGGCCGGCCCCAAACTCTCCAGTTTCAGCATCAGCCCCACGGCCGaccctgaggggctgcag gtggTCCTGTCCCAGGCCCTGGGCACGCTGGGCACGGTGAG GAAGgagcggctgctgctgctgctgggtcagACACGGCTCCACCTGGACCAGGTGCAGGGACTCGGGGACTTCCTGGAGCTGgag gtgGTTCTGCGGCCGGAGCAGAGCGAGCAGGACGGGCAGCGCGTGgcgcaggagctgctgcagcacctgggggTGCAGGAACAGGACCTGATCTCAGGAGCCTACCTGGACCTGCTGCTGGcacggggacaccccggggacaccctggggacacctcctGGGACCCgctgtgacactggggacaccctggggacagcccaggacagcggggacaccccggggacagcccctgagaccccctga
- the LOC131573859 gene encoding uncharacterized protein LOC131573859 isoform X1: MGALGGMRRNVEVKARLRAREEVLRAALRLRELLGPGPGSGQGSGEHREPAQVCPEGGQVLIQTDTFFRVPRGRLKLRRMQDGRGQLIFYDRPDMAGPKLSSFSISPTADPEGLQVVLSQALGTLGTVVLSQALGTLGTVRKERLLLLLGQTRLHLDQVQGLGDFLELEVVLRPEQSEQDGQRVAQELLQHLGVQEQDLISGAYLDLLLARGHPGDTLGTPPGTRCDTGDTLGTAQDSGDTPGTAPETP, encoded by the exons ATGGGAGCGCTCGGCGGGATGCGGCGGAACGTGGAGGTGAAGGCGAGGCTGAGGGCGCGGGAGGAGGTGCTGAGGGCGGCCCTCAGGCTCCGGGAGCTGCTCGGGCCGGGCCCCGGGAGCGGGCAGGGCTCAGGTGAGCACCGGGAGCCGGCCCAGGTGTGCCCCGAGGGAGGGCAGGTGTTGATCCAGACGGACACGTTCTTCCGGGTGCCGCGGGGGAGGCTGAAGCTGCGGCGGATGCAG gatggTCGGGGTCAGTTGATTTTCTACGATCGCCCCGACATGGCCGGCCCCAAACTCTCCAGTTTCAGCATCAGCCCCACGGCCGaccctgaggggctgcag gtggTCCTGTCCCAGGCCCTGGGCACGCTGGGCACG gtggtGCTCTCCCAGGCCCTGGGCACGCTGGGCACGGTGAGGAAGgagcggctgctgctgctgctgggtcagACACGGCTCCACCTGGACCAGGTGCAGGGACTCGGGGACTTCCTGGAGCTGgag gtgGTTCTGCGGCCGGAGCAGAGCGAGCAGGACGGGCAGCGCGTGgcgcaggagctgctgcagcacctgggggTGCAGGAACAGGACCTGATCTCAGGAGCCTACCTGGACCTGCTGCTGGcacggggacaccccggggacaccctggggacacctcctGGGACCCgctgtgacactggggacaccctggggacagcccaggacagcggggacaccccggggacagcccctgagaccccctga
- the LOC131573859 gene encoding uncharacterized protein LOC131573859 isoform X5 — MGALGGMRRNVEVKARLRAREEVLRAALRLRELLGPGPGSGQGSGEHREPAQVCPEGGQVLIQTDTFFRVPRGRLKLRRMQDGRGQLIFYDRPDMAGPKLSSFSISPTADPEGLQVVLSQALGTLGTVVLSQALGTLGTVRKERLLLLLGQTRLHLDQVQGLGDFLELEVVLRPEQSEQDGQRVAQELLQHLGVQEQDLISGAYLDLLLARGDSGDTLGTPCDNPDTP; from the exons ATGGGAGCGCTCGGCGGGATGCGGCGGAACGTGGAGGTGAAGGCGAGGCTGAGGGCGCGGGAGGAGGTGCTGAGGGCGGCCCTCAGGCTCCGGGAGCTGCTCGGGCCGGGCCCCGGGAGCGGGCAGGGCTCAGGTGAGCACCGGGAGCCGGCCCAGGTGTGCCCCGAGGGAGGGCAGGTGTTGATCCAGACGGACACGTTCTTCCGGGTGCCGCGGGGGAGGCTGAAGCTGCGGCGGATGCAG gatggTCGGGGTCAGTTGATTTTCTACGATCGCCCCGACATGGCCGGCCCCAAACTCTCCAGTTTCAGCATCAGCCCCACGGCCGaccctgaggggctgcag gtggTCCTGTCCCAGGCCCTGGGCACGCTGGGCACG gtggtGCTCTCCCAGGCCCTGGGCACGCTGGGCACGGTGAGGAAGgagcggctgctgctgctgctgggtcagACACGGCTCCACCTGGACCAGGTGCAGGGACTCGGGGACTTCCTGGAGCTGgag gtgGTTCTGCGGCCGGAGCAGAGCGAGCAGGACGGGCAGCGCGTGgcgcaggagctgctgcagcacctgggggTGCAGGAACAGGACCTGATCTCAGGAGCCTACCTGGACCTGCTGCTGGcacgg ggggacagcggggacaccctggggacaccctgtgACAACCCT GACACCCCCTGa
- the LOC131573859 gene encoding uncharacterized protein LOC131573859 isoform X3, with protein MGALGGMRRNVEVKARLRAREEVLRAALRLRELLGPGPGSGQGSGEHREPAQVCPEGGQVLIQTDTFFRVPRGRLKLRRMQDGRGQLIFYDRPDMAGPKLSSFSISPTADPEGLQVVLSQALGTLGTVRKERLLLLLGQTRLHLDQVQGLGDFLELEVVLRPEQSEQDGQRVAQELLQHLGVQEQDLISGAYLDLLLARGHPGDTLGTPPGTRCDTGDTLGTAQDSGDTPGTAPETP; from the exons ATGGGAGCGCTCGGCGGGATGCGGCGGAACGTGGAGGTGAAGGCGAGGCTGAGGGCGCGGGAGGAGGTGCTGAGGGCGGCCCTCAGGCTCCGGGAGCTGCTCGGGCCGGGCCCCGGGAGCGGGCAGGGCTCAGGTGAGCACCGGGAGCCGGCCCAGGTGTGCCCCGAGGGAGGGCAGGTGTTGATCCAGACGGACACGTTCTTCCGGGTGCCGCGGGGGAGGCTGAAGCTGCGGCGGATGCAG gatggTCGGGGTCAGTTGATTTTCTACGATCGCCCCGACATGGCCGGCCCCAAACTCTCCAGTTTCAGCATCAGCCCCACGGCCGaccctgaggggctgcag gtggtGCTCTCCCAGGCCCTGGGCACGCTGGGCACGGTGAGGAAGgagcggctgctgctgctgctgggtcagACACGGCTCCACCTGGACCAGGTGCAGGGACTCGGGGACTTCCTGGAGCTGgag gtgGTTCTGCGGCCGGAGCAGAGCGAGCAGGACGGGCAGCGCGTGgcgcaggagctgctgcagcacctgggggTGCAGGAACAGGACCTGATCTCAGGAGCCTACCTGGACCTGCTGCTGGcacggggacaccccggggacaccctggggacacctcctGGGACCCgctgtgacactggggacaccctggggacagcccaggacagcggggacaccccggggacagcccctgagaccccctga
- the LOC131573859 gene encoding uncharacterized protein LOC131573859 isoform X4, which translates to MGALGGMRRNVEVKARLRAREEVLRAALRLRELLGPGPGSGQGSGEHREPAQVCPEGGQVLIQTDTFFRVPRGRLKLRRMQDGRGQLIFYDRPDMAGPKLSSFSISPTADPEGLQVILSQALGTLGAVRKERLLLLLGQTRLHLDQVQGLGDFLELEVVLRPEQSEQDGQRVAQELLQHLGVQEQDLISGAYLDLLLARGHPGDTLGTPPGTRCDTGDTLGTAQDSGDTPGTAPETP; encoded by the exons ATGGGAGCGCTCGGCGGGATGCGGCGGAACGTGGAGGTGAAGGCGAGGCTGAGGGCGCGGGAGGAGGTGCTGAGGGCGGCCCTCAGGCTCCGGGAGCTGCTCGGGCCGGGCCCCGGGAGCGGGCAGGGCTCAGGTGAGCACCGGGAGCCGGCCCAGGTGTGCCCCGAGGGAGGGCAGGTGTTGATCCAGACGGACACGTTCTTCCGGGTGCCGCGGGGGAGGCTGAAGCTGCGGCGGATGCAG gatggTCGGGGTCAGTTGATTTTCTACGATCGCCCCGACATGGCCGGCCCCAAACTCTCCAGTTTCAGCATCAGCCCCACGGCCGaccctgaggggctgcag gtgatcCTGTCCCAGGCCCTGGGCACACTGGGCGCAGTGAG GAAGgagcggctgctgctgctgctgggtcagACACGGCTCCACCTGGACCAGGTGCAGGGACTCGGGGACTTCCTGGAGCTGgag gtgGTTCTGCGGCCGGAGCAGAGCGAGCAGGACGGGCAGCGCGTGgcgcaggagctgctgcagcacctgggggTGCAGGAACAGGACCTGATCTCAGGAGCCTACCTGGACCTGCTGCTGGcacggggacaccccggggacaccctggggacacctcctGGGACCCgctgtgacactggggacaccctggggacagcccaggacagcggggacaccccggggacagcccctgagaccccctga